From a single Phragmites australis chromosome 7, lpPhrAust1.1, whole genome shotgun sequence genomic region:
- the LOC133925573 gene encoding uncharacterized mitochondrial protein AtMg00810-like: MPFTAKVRGPSNWCWVYTLVITGTSSCGIQKFKKEMSDLFKMSDLGLLHYYVGIEVKQQAKGIFLSQGAYAKRVPEKAGMAECNPCQVPMESLLKLSKESAGSPVDATMYRSMAGSLKYLVNTQPNLAFSVGNC, encoded by the coding sequence ATGCCATTTACTGCAAAGGTAAGGGGGCCGAGCAATTGGTGCTGGGTGTATACATTGGTCATCACCGGCACTAGCAGTTGTGGCATCCAGAAGTTCAAGAAAGAGATGAGTGATCTGTTCAAGATGAGTGATCTGGGGCTGTTGCACTACTATGTGGGCATTGAAGTGAAGCAGCAAGCTAAAGGCATCTTTCTCAGTCAAGGTGCATATGCAAAAAGAGTTCCGGAGAAAGCAGGAATGGCAGAATGCAATCCATGTCAAGTGCCCATGGAGTCACTACTGAAACTCAGTAAAGAGAGTGCTGGTTCACCTGTTGATGCAACCATGTACCGGAGTATGGCAGGGAGTCTCAAGTATTTGGTAAATACCCAGCCTAATCTTGCTTTTTCAGTTGGGAATTGCTGA